One genomic segment of Vulpes vulpes isolate BD-2025 chromosome 2, VulVul3, whole genome shotgun sequence includes these proteins:
- the ADAMTS13 gene encoding A disintegrin and metalloproteinase with thrombospondin motifs 13 isoform X6, whose translation MPCNDAVLAFLRMREPRPWGRCVGAILTSVFFLLGCWGLSDFQQQFLKALDPEEVTSYFGPEATLKAPPFDVAPLSCICEDGPGVPPCQALSCSLHIWGQLFTISFPPEWSLFTTSFTSELVLNASLQLLRRLPHLCFLGGRPLLPLGAAARVTYCSGHLEGDILVGADLFHIQPVKMQHRELVPPWALAQPHLIHRPFPKVPMAPEALNTIRGHPRSPRLRRWVAGSVLHLELLVAVGPDVYQAHQEDTERYVLTNLNMGSELLRDPSLGAQFQVHLVKMVILTQPEDAPNITANITASLLSVCEWSRTVNPEDDTDPGHADLVLYITRFDLELPDGNRQVRGVTQLGGTCSSSWSCVITEDTGFDLGVTIAHEIGHSLGLEHDGVAGSSCKPSSHVMGSQDRAASHGDLSWSACSRQQLLHLLSAGRLRCLGDLPEPQAGAAGRLPQAQPGLLYGTDEQCRVAFGAGAVACTFTREHLDMCQALSCHTDPLDQSSCSRLLIPLLDGTECGVQKWCSKGHCRSLAELSPVGVVHGQWSSWGPPSPCSRSCGGGVVTRRRHCNNPRPAFGGHVCVGADLQAEMCNTQACEKTQLEFMSEQCSQTDRKPLYLTPGNASFYRWGSAEQYSQGDALCRHMCRAIGEAFIVRRGESFLDGTRCVPSGQREDGTLSLCMLGSCKTFGCDGRMDSQQVRDVCQVCGGDNSTCSPQNGSFTAGRAREYVTFLTVTRNLTSVHITNRRPLFTHLAVRIRGHYIVAGNSSISPSTTYPSLLEDSRVEYRVTLTEDRLPRLEEISIQGPIQEDMEIQVYRRYGEEYGDLARPDITFTYFEPKQPQAWAWVAVRGSCSVSCGAGRRWVTYSCLDQARNVWVEAARCEGSQQPAAWSESCAPRPCPPQQEASDACTTACGADLASQNVTCVHRVAGLETLAMAGPCSTDEKLPALKPCVATACPPGQGYPDLQSLEEEKEATSPSGSAGLGARTTHMWTPLAGPCSASCGQGLTELNFMCMDSALGTPVREELCDLESKPGSRQEVCQAAPCPAWWRYKLAACSVSCGGGFAQRMLYCARAHGEDKDEEILPDNQCQGLPRPEQQEACSPDPCPPRWKIMSLGPCSASCGFGTATRSVACVQLSQGQDIEVDGAACAALVRPQASIPCILAYCTYRWHVSTWTQCSVSCGDGIQRRRKACLGPQAQAPVLADFCQHLHKPATVRGCWAGPCGGQVTPRPAPNEEATAPDQATAGASPEWPQTRAHLLSPAPPLQRLLPGSQENPAESSACGRQHLEPMGTIDMRGPGRADCAVAIGRPLGEVVTLQVLESSLSCSAGDVLLLWDRLMWKKTCGKLSGMTFSSKTNTLVVRQRRVRLEGGVVLQYRSQPAPGAPHRECDMQLFGPWGEIVSPSMGADGRNSGGCRIFINVAPQARIAIHALATDGTGTGASYVLIRDIHSLKTVTFRGQQALYWESEGSQAEMEFSQGFLEAHASLRGQYWTLQSRVQEPGWAEP comes from the exons gctGGCTTTCCTGAGGATGAGGGAGCCTCGCCCCTGGGGGAGATGTGTGGGGGCAATTCTCACATCTGTCTTCTTTCTCCTGGGCTGCTGGGGACTCTCCGATTTCCAGCAG CAATTTCTTAAGGCTTTGGACCCGGAGGAAGTGACTTCTTATTTTGGCCCTGAAGCTACCTTAAAAG CACCCCCATTTGACGTGGCCCCGCTCAGCTGCATCTGTGAAGATGGGCCCGGGGTGCCTccctgccaggccctgagctgctCCCTGCACATCTGGGGACAGCTCTTCACCATCTCCTTCCCGCCTGAATGGAGCCTCTTTACCACCTCCTTCACCAGCGAGCTCGTCCTGAACGCCTCCCTCCAACTCCTGAGGCGGCTGCCCCATCTCTGCTTCTTGGGGGGccgccccctgctgcccctggggGCCGCGGCCAGGGTCACTTACTGCTCAGGCCACTTG GAGGGTGACATCCTGGTGGGTGCAGACCTGTTCCACATCCAGCCAGTGAAGATGCAGCACCGGGAGCTGGTGCCACCCTGGGCTCTTGCCCAGCCCCACCTGATCCACAGGCCTTTCCCCAAGGTCCCCATGGCCCCCGAGGCCCTTAACACCATCCGAG GCCATCCTCGGTCCCCTCGCCTCCGGAGATGGGTTGCTGGGAGTGTCCTACAcctggagctgctggtggccGTGGGCCCCGACGTCTATCAGGCTCACCAGGAGGACACTGAGCGTTATGTGCTAACTAACCTCAACATG GGGTCAGAGCTGCTGAGGGACCcatccctgggggctcagttccAAGTGCATCTGGTGAAAATGGTCATTCTGACCCAGCCCGAG GATGCTCCGAACATCACGGCCAACATCACGGCATCACTGCTGAGTGTCTGTGAGTGGAGCAGGACAGTCAACCCTGAGGATGACACAGATCCTGGCCATGCCGACCTGGTCCTCTACATCACCAG ATTTGATCTGGAGTTGCCTGATGGTAACCGGCAGGTTCGGGGAGTCACCCAGCTGGGGGGCACTTGCTCATCTTCCTGGAGCTGCGTCATCACTGAGGATACTGGCTTTGACCTGGGGGTCACCATCGCTCATGAGATCGGTCACAG CCTGGGCCTGGAGCACGACGGTGTGGCCGGCAGCAGCTGCAAGCCCAGCAGCCACGTGATGGGCTCCCAGGACCGAGCAGCCTCCCATGGGGACCTCTCGTGGTCTGCCTGCAGCCGCCAGCAACTGCTGCATCTGCTCAG CGCAGGACGGTTGCGCTGCCTGGGGGACCTGCCAGAGCCACAGGCTGGGGCCGCCGGGCGCCTTCCCCAGGCGCAGCCTGGCCTTCTGTATGGCACGGACGAGCAGTGCCGCGTCGCCTTCGGCGCTGGGGCAGTGGCCTGCACCTTCACCAGGGAGCATCTC gacatgtgccaggctctgtcctgCCACACGGATCCCCTGGACCAAAGCAGCTGTAGCCGCCTCCTCATCCCTCTCCTGGATGGGACAGAGTGCGGCGTGCAGAAG TGGTGCTCCAAGGGTCACTGCCGCTCCCTGGCAGAGCTGAGCCCAGTGGGGGTGGTGCACGGGCAGTGGTCTAGCTGGGGTCCCCCCAGCCCTTGCTCCCGCTCCTGCGGAGGAGGTGTGGTCACCAGGAGGCGGCACTGCAACAACCCCAG GCCTGCCTTTGGAGGGCATGTGTGCGTGGGTGCTGACCTCCAGGCGGAGATGTGCAACACCCAG GCCTGTGAGAAGACCCAGCTGGAGTTCATGTCTGAGCAGTGCTCGCAGACGGACAGGAAACCGCTCTACCTGACCCCGGGGAATGCCTCCTTCTACCGCTGGGGCTCCGCTGAGCAGTACAGTCAAG GCGATGCTCTGTGCAGACACATGTGCCGGGCCATTGGCGAGGCCTTCATTGTGAGGCGTGGGGAAAGTTTCCTAGATGGGACCCGGTGTGTGCCAAGTGGTCAGCGGGAGGACGGGACCCTGAGCTTGTGCATGTTGGGCAGCTGCAAG ACATTCGGCTGTGATGGCAGGATGGACTCCCAACAGGTGCGAGACGTGTGCCAGGTGTGCGGAGGGGACAATAGCACCTGTAGCCCACAGAACGGCTCTTTCACAGCTGGAAGGGCCAGAG AATATGTCACGTTCTTGACAGTTACCCGCAACCTGACCAGTGTACACATCACCAACCGGAGGCCTCTCTTCACACACTTGG cggTGCGGATCCGAGGGCACTACATCGTGGCTGGGAATTCCAGCATCTCTCCCAGCACCACCTACCCCTCCCTCCTGGAGGACAGCCGTGTGGAGTACAGAGTGACCCTCACTGAGGACCGGCTGCCTCGCCTGGAGGAGATCTCCATCCAGGGACCCATCCAGGAAGACATGGAGATCCAG GTTTACAGGCGCTACGGGGAGGAGTATGGTGACCTTGCACGCCCAGACATCACCTTCACCTACTTCGAGCCTAAGCAGCcacaggcctgggcctgggtcgCCGTGCGGGGGTCCTGCTCGGTGAGCTGTGGGGCAG gACGGCGCTGGGTGACCTACAGCTGTCTGGACCAGGCCAGGAACGTGTGGGTGGAGGCTGCCCGGTGCGAAGggagccagcagccagcagcgTGGTCAGAGTCCTgcgcccccaggccctgccccccacA GCAGGAGGCATCGGATGCATGCACAACAGCCTGTGGAGCAGACCTGGCATCACAGAATGTGACGTGTGTGCACAGGGTAGCTGGCCTGGAGACACTGGCCATGGCTGGACCCTGCTCCACAGATGAGAAGCTGCCTGCCCTCAAGCCCTGTGTGGCCACGGCATGTCCTCCGGGACAGGGTTAT CCAGACCTCCAGTctctggaggaggagaaggaggccaCATCCCCATCAGGAAGTGCTGGGCTGGGGGCTCGCACCACACACATGTGGACCCCCCTGGCGGGGCCATGCTCTGCCTCCTGTGGTCAAG GCCTGACGGAGCTGAACTTCATGTGTATGGACTCTGCCCTGGGAACCCCTGTCCGGGAAGAGCTATGTGACCTGGAAAGCAAGCCTGGGAGCCGGCAGGAGGTCTGCCAGGCTGCCCCATGCCCGGCTTG GTGGAGGTACAAGCTGGCTGCATGCAGTGTGAGCTGTGGAGGAGGGTTTGCGCAGAGGATGCTATATTGTGCACGGGCTCACGGGGAGGACAAGGACGAGGAGATCCTGCCAGATAACCAGTGCCAGGGGCTGCCTCGTCCAGAGCAGCAGGAAGCCTGCAGCCCAGATCCCTGCCCACCCAG GTGGAAAATCATGTCCCTCGGCCCATGCTCAGCCAGCTGTGGCTTTGGCACTGCCACACGTTCTGTGGCCTGTGTGCAGCTCAGCCAAGGCCAGGACATTGAGGTGGATGGGGCAGCCTGTGCGGCTCTGGTTCGGCCTCAGGCCAGCATCCCCTGCATCCTCGCCTATTGCACCTACCGGTGGCATGTCAGCACCTGGACACAG TGCTCTGTCTCCTGCGGAGATGGCATCCAGCGCAGGCGTAAGGCCTGCCTTGGACCCCAGGCCCAGGCACCTGTGCTGGCTGACTTCTGCCAGCACTTGCACAAGCCAGCCACCGTGCGGGGCTGCTGGGCCGGGCCCTGTGGTGGGCAGGTGACTCCCAGGCCAGCACCCAACGAGGAAGCCACTGCTCCAGACCAGGCCACTGCTGGTGCCTCTCCGGAGTGGCCTCAGACCCGGGCCCACCttctctccccagcacccccactTCAGAGgcttctgcctgggtctcaggAAAACCCAGCTGAGTCCA GTGCCTGTGGCCGGCAGCATCTTGAGCCAATGGGAACCATTGACATGCGAGGCCCAGGGCGGGCTGACTGTGCAGTGGCCATTGGGCGGCCCCTGGGTGAGGTGGTGACCCTCCAAGTCCTCGAGAGTTCCCTCAGCTGTAGTGCTG GGGATGTGTTGCTGCTTTGGGACAGGCTCATGTGGAAGAAGACGTGCGGGAAGCTATCTGGCATGACTTTCAGCTCCAAGACCAACACGCTGGTGGTGAGGCAGCGCCGCGTGCGGCTGGAAGGCGGGGTTGTGCTGCAGTACAGGAGCCagcctgcaccgggagccccccACCGAG AGTGTGACATGCAGCTCTTCGGACCCTGGGGGGAAATCGTGAGCCCCTCCATGGGTGCTGATGGGAGGAACTCAGGGGGCTGCCGCATCTTCATTAATGTGGCCCCACAGGCCCGAATTGCCATCCATGCCCTGGCCACTGATGGCACAGGAACCGGTGCCAGCTATGTCTTG ATCCGGGACATCCACAGCCTGAAGACGGTGACATTCCGTGGGCAGCAGGCACTCTACTGGGAGTCGGAGGGAAGCCAGGCTGAGATGGAGTTTAGCCAGGGCTTCCTGGAGGCGCATGCCAGCCTGCGAGGCCAGTACTGGACCCTCCAATCTAGAGTGCAGGAACCTGGCTGGGCTGAGCCCTAG
- the ADAMTS13 gene encoding A disintegrin and metalloproteinase with thrombospondin motifs 13 isoform X11, producing MREPRPWGRCVGAILTSVFFLLGCWGLSDFQQQFLKALDPEEVTSYFGPEATLKAPPFDVAPLSCICEDGPGVPPCQALSCSLHIWGQLFTISFPPEWSLFTTSFTSELVLNASLQLLRRLPHLCFLGGRPLLPLGAAARVTYCSGHLEGDILVGADLFHIQPVKMQHRELVPPWALAQPHLIHRPFPKVPMAPEALNTIREASLSAPLPPSPGHPRSPRLRRWVAGSVLHLELLVAVGPDVYQAHQEDTERYVLTNLNMGSELLRDPSLGAQFQVHLVKMVILTQPEDAPNITANITASLLSVCEWSRTVNPEDDTDPGHADLVLYITRFDLELPDGNRQVRGVTQLGGTCSSSWSCVITEDTGFDLGVTIAHEIGHSLGLEHDGVAGSSCKPSSHVMGSQDRAASHGDLSWSACSRQQLLHLLSAGRLRCLGDLPEPQAGAAGRLPQAQPGLLYGTDEQCRVAFGAGAVACTFTREHLDMCQALSCHTDPLDQSSCSRLLIPLLDGTECGVQKWCSKGHCRSLAELSPVGVVHGQWSSWGPPSPCSRSCGGGVVTRRRHCNNPRPAFGGHVCVGADLQAEMCNTQACEKTQLEFMSEQCSQTDRKPLYLTPGNASFYRWGSAEQYSQGDALCRHMCRAIGEAFIVRRGESFLDGTRCVPSGQREDGTLSLCMLGSCKTFGCDGRMDSQQVRDVCQVCGGDNSTCSPQNGSFTAGRAREYVTFLTVTRNLTSVHITNRRPLFTHLAVRIRGHYIVAGNSSISPSTTYPSLLEDSRVEYRVTLTEDRLPRLEEISIQGPIQEDMEIQVYRRYGEEYGDLARPDITFTYFEPKQPQAWAWVAVRGSCSVSCGAGRRWVTYSCLDQARNVWVEAARCEGSQQPAAWSESCAPRPCPPQQEASDACTTACGADLASQNVTCVHRVAGLETLAMAGPCSTDEKLPALKPCVATACPPGQGYPDLQSLEEEKEATSPSGSAGLGARTTHMWTPLAGPCSASCGQGLTELNFMCMDSALGTPVREELCDLESKPGSRQEVCQAAPCPAWWKIMSLGPCSASCGFGTATRSVACVQLSQGQDIEVDGAACAALVRPQASIPCILAYCTYRWHVSTWTQCSVSCGDGIQRRRKACLGPQAQAPVLADFCQHLHKPATVRGCWAGPCGGQVTPRPAPNEEATAPDQATAGASPEWPQTRAHLLSPAPPLQRLLPGSQENPAESSACGRQHLEPMGTIDMRGPGRADCAVAIGRPLGEVVTLQVLESSLSCSAGDVLLLWDRLMWKKTCGKLSGMTFSSKTNTLVVRQRRVRLEGGVVLQYRSQPAPGAPHRECDMQLFGPWGEIVSPSMGADGRNSGGCRIFINVAPQARIAIHALATDGTGTGASYVLIRDIHSLKTVTFRGQQALYWESEGSQAEMEFSQGFLEAHASLRGQYWTLQSRVQEPGWAEP from the exons ATGAGGGAGCCTCGCCCCTGGGGGAGATGTGTGGGGGCAATTCTCACATCTGTCTTCTTTCTCCTGGGCTGCTGGGGACTCTCCGATTTCCAGCAG CAATTTCTTAAGGCTTTGGACCCGGAGGAAGTGACTTCTTATTTTGGCCCTGAAGCTACCTTAAAAG CACCCCCATTTGACGTGGCCCCGCTCAGCTGCATCTGTGAAGATGGGCCCGGGGTGCCTccctgccaggccctgagctgctCCCTGCACATCTGGGGACAGCTCTTCACCATCTCCTTCCCGCCTGAATGGAGCCTCTTTACCACCTCCTTCACCAGCGAGCTCGTCCTGAACGCCTCCCTCCAACTCCTGAGGCGGCTGCCCCATCTCTGCTTCTTGGGGGGccgccccctgctgcccctggggGCCGCGGCCAGGGTCACTTACTGCTCAGGCCACTTG GAGGGTGACATCCTGGTGGGTGCAGACCTGTTCCACATCCAGCCAGTGAAGATGCAGCACCGGGAGCTGGTGCCACCCTGGGCTCTTGCCCAGCCCCACCTGATCCACAGGCCTTTCCCCAAGGTCCCCATGGCCCCCGAGGCCCTTAACACCATCCGAG AAGCTTCGCTGTCAGCCCCGCTTCCTCCCTCACCAGGCCATCCTCGGTCCCCTCGCCTCCGGAGATGGGTTGCTGGGAGTGTCCTACAcctggagctgctggtggccGTGGGCCCCGACGTCTATCAGGCTCACCAGGAGGACACTGAGCGTTATGTGCTAACTAACCTCAACATG GGGTCAGAGCTGCTGAGGGACCcatccctgggggctcagttccAAGTGCATCTGGTGAAAATGGTCATTCTGACCCAGCCCGAG GATGCTCCGAACATCACGGCCAACATCACGGCATCACTGCTGAGTGTCTGTGAGTGGAGCAGGACAGTCAACCCTGAGGATGACACAGATCCTGGCCATGCCGACCTGGTCCTCTACATCACCAG ATTTGATCTGGAGTTGCCTGATGGTAACCGGCAGGTTCGGGGAGTCACCCAGCTGGGGGGCACTTGCTCATCTTCCTGGAGCTGCGTCATCACTGAGGATACTGGCTTTGACCTGGGGGTCACCATCGCTCATGAGATCGGTCACAG CCTGGGCCTGGAGCACGACGGTGTGGCCGGCAGCAGCTGCAAGCCCAGCAGCCACGTGATGGGCTCCCAGGACCGAGCAGCCTCCCATGGGGACCTCTCGTGGTCTGCCTGCAGCCGCCAGCAACTGCTGCATCTGCTCAG CGCAGGACGGTTGCGCTGCCTGGGGGACCTGCCAGAGCCACAGGCTGGGGCCGCCGGGCGCCTTCCCCAGGCGCAGCCTGGCCTTCTGTATGGCACGGACGAGCAGTGCCGCGTCGCCTTCGGCGCTGGGGCAGTGGCCTGCACCTTCACCAGGGAGCATCTC gacatgtgccaggctctgtcctgCCACACGGATCCCCTGGACCAAAGCAGCTGTAGCCGCCTCCTCATCCCTCTCCTGGATGGGACAGAGTGCGGCGTGCAGAAG TGGTGCTCCAAGGGTCACTGCCGCTCCCTGGCAGAGCTGAGCCCAGTGGGGGTGGTGCACGGGCAGTGGTCTAGCTGGGGTCCCCCCAGCCCTTGCTCCCGCTCCTGCGGAGGAGGTGTGGTCACCAGGAGGCGGCACTGCAACAACCCCAG GCCTGCCTTTGGAGGGCATGTGTGCGTGGGTGCTGACCTCCAGGCGGAGATGTGCAACACCCAG GCCTGTGAGAAGACCCAGCTGGAGTTCATGTCTGAGCAGTGCTCGCAGACGGACAGGAAACCGCTCTACCTGACCCCGGGGAATGCCTCCTTCTACCGCTGGGGCTCCGCTGAGCAGTACAGTCAAG GCGATGCTCTGTGCAGACACATGTGCCGGGCCATTGGCGAGGCCTTCATTGTGAGGCGTGGGGAAAGTTTCCTAGATGGGACCCGGTGTGTGCCAAGTGGTCAGCGGGAGGACGGGACCCTGAGCTTGTGCATGTTGGGCAGCTGCAAG ACATTCGGCTGTGATGGCAGGATGGACTCCCAACAGGTGCGAGACGTGTGCCAGGTGTGCGGAGGGGACAATAGCACCTGTAGCCCACAGAACGGCTCTTTCACAGCTGGAAGGGCCAGAG AATATGTCACGTTCTTGACAGTTACCCGCAACCTGACCAGTGTACACATCACCAACCGGAGGCCTCTCTTCACACACTTGG cggTGCGGATCCGAGGGCACTACATCGTGGCTGGGAATTCCAGCATCTCTCCCAGCACCACCTACCCCTCCCTCCTGGAGGACAGCCGTGTGGAGTACAGAGTGACCCTCACTGAGGACCGGCTGCCTCGCCTGGAGGAGATCTCCATCCAGGGACCCATCCAGGAAGACATGGAGATCCAG GTTTACAGGCGCTACGGGGAGGAGTATGGTGACCTTGCACGCCCAGACATCACCTTCACCTACTTCGAGCCTAAGCAGCcacaggcctgggcctgggtcgCCGTGCGGGGGTCCTGCTCGGTGAGCTGTGGGGCAG gACGGCGCTGGGTGACCTACAGCTGTCTGGACCAGGCCAGGAACGTGTGGGTGGAGGCTGCCCGGTGCGAAGggagccagcagccagcagcgTGGTCAGAGTCCTgcgcccccaggccctgccccccacA GCAGGAGGCATCGGATGCATGCACAACAGCCTGTGGAGCAGACCTGGCATCACAGAATGTGACGTGTGTGCACAGGGTAGCTGGCCTGGAGACACTGGCCATGGCTGGACCCTGCTCCACAGATGAGAAGCTGCCTGCCCTCAAGCCCTGTGTGGCCACGGCATGTCCTCCGGGACAGGGTTAT CCAGACCTCCAGTctctggaggaggagaaggaggccaCATCCCCATCAGGAAGTGCTGGGCTGGGGGCTCGCACCACACACATGTGGACCCCCCTGGCGGGGCCATGCTCTGCCTCCTGTGGTCAAG GCCTGACGGAGCTGAACTTCATGTGTATGGACTCTGCCCTGGGAACCCCTGTCCGGGAAGAGCTATGTGACCTGGAAAGCAAGCCTGGGAGCCGGCAGGAGGTCTGCCAGGCTGCCCCATGCCCGGCTTG GTGGAAAATCATGTCCCTCGGCCCATGCTCAGCCAGCTGTGGCTTTGGCACTGCCACACGTTCTGTGGCCTGTGTGCAGCTCAGCCAAGGCCAGGACATTGAGGTGGATGGGGCAGCCTGTGCGGCTCTGGTTCGGCCTCAGGCCAGCATCCCCTGCATCCTCGCCTATTGCACCTACCGGTGGCATGTCAGCACCTGGACACAG TGCTCTGTCTCCTGCGGAGATGGCATCCAGCGCAGGCGTAAGGCCTGCCTTGGACCCCAGGCCCAGGCACCTGTGCTGGCTGACTTCTGCCAGCACTTGCACAAGCCAGCCACCGTGCGGGGCTGCTGGGCCGGGCCCTGTGGTGGGCAGGTGACTCCCAGGCCAGCACCCAACGAGGAAGCCACTGCTCCAGACCAGGCCACTGCTGGTGCCTCTCCGGAGTGGCCTCAGACCCGGGCCCACCttctctccccagcacccccactTCAGAGgcttctgcctgggtctcaggAAAACCCAGCTGAGTCCA GTGCCTGTGGCCGGCAGCATCTTGAGCCAATGGGAACCATTGACATGCGAGGCCCAGGGCGGGCTGACTGTGCAGTGGCCATTGGGCGGCCCCTGGGTGAGGTGGTGACCCTCCAAGTCCTCGAGAGTTCCCTCAGCTGTAGTGCTG GGGATGTGTTGCTGCTTTGGGACAGGCTCATGTGGAAGAAGACGTGCGGGAAGCTATCTGGCATGACTTTCAGCTCCAAGACCAACACGCTGGTGGTGAGGCAGCGCCGCGTGCGGCTGGAAGGCGGGGTTGTGCTGCAGTACAGGAGCCagcctgcaccgggagccccccACCGAG AGTGTGACATGCAGCTCTTCGGACCCTGGGGGGAAATCGTGAGCCCCTCCATGGGTGCTGATGGGAGGAACTCAGGGGGCTGCCGCATCTTCATTAATGTGGCCCCACAGGCCCGAATTGCCATCCATGCCCTGGCCACTGATGGCACAGGAACCGGTGCCAGCTATGTCTTG ATCCGGGACATCCACAGCCTGAAGACGGTGACATTCCGTGGGCAGCAGGCACTCTACTGGGAGTCGGAGGGAAGCCAGGCTGAGATGGAGTTTAGCCAGGGCTTCCTGGAGGCGCATGCCAGCCTGCGAGGCCAGTACTGGACCCTCCAATCTAGAGTGCAGGAACCTGGCTGGGCTGAGCCCTAG